Part of the Lycium ferocissimum isolate CSIRO_LF1 chromosome 6, AGI_CSIRO_Lferr_CH_V1, whole genome shotgun sequence genome, ACTAATAGCTTTTCAAGATAAGTTATTTTAGGCTATAAACCTTGAAAAAGACTTTTATCAAGAAATTCCTGAAGGTCAGCTAGTGCACAAtagactcggtggataatgggTTCACCTCTCtacccttttccacttaaataccaggTTTTTAATTCTCGACATACTAGATTTGAACTCGTGATGTACGTCTAACAGAAACATTATGCGTTGTGCTCTTACATCTAAACCAAATCCTTTGGGGGCAAACAAAGATAAGATTGTTAAGTAGGAATCGATGCAAAGTAATACTATCAACATTTGACTGTAATGagaacatttttttaaaataaccgTGGTGTCTCGGCCAGCTTACctgcacctcgactaattccacgaaGTACCTGCTACCTCATTGAAAAAACACTCAAAGGAAGCAATTGGTGAAGTATTACATTTATATCATTACCAACGACATATTTTGGAGTTTTGGTTGTCCTCTTAATCAGGTTCTCTCCACTTGGACAAATGATCAAGAGGCTACATTTTGGTGTTCAAGATATGGTTGTAgcctgtatatatatatgtcaagtCATCCAGCTGTATGCAACACATGAAAGCTGAAAAGGTGAACAGTATATTTCTCATATTTTTGGCAAACGAATGAAAATTCGTATCGAGTCTGTAGAAGTCAAGTCCATAGAGGAGTAACACAAGAACGCTGAAAGAATTCACAATATCATTTCTCATATTTTtgcaaatgaatgaaaattccTATCGAGTTTTACAATATCATAACGTGTTGTGTGTGCGCGCTTACCTGTATCTGCAAAATATTTGGAGCTGAAGGTAGACTATATTCACAAAGAATAGTTGTTTCTCAATCCCATCATTCATGCTTGGATTCAAAAATTCTTCTTCGGCTCTCCTAACGCAGAAAGGTCCAAATGCATACCAATCCAAGCAACAGCATAACTCTAGATATCCTCTTCCTTGATGAATTACCTACATACATACCTTCCCAAAAAGTAAGACCAATGAACTTACGAAGATAGAGGCACTAATCTTCATAATAATCCGAAAACAACTCTTGAAATCCTAGTTGTACATGCTTATGCAGGGGCAGAGCTTTGGTTAAAATCCTGTATTTGTGATTAAAATCCatttagtatgaataataaatTATCTAGCAACCAGTAAGCTGCCTTTTCTAAAATCCAGaactcataaactcaaaatctgAGCTCCGCCTCTGTGCCTACACATTGAGAAGTAGATGTATTTTATTAGGCTGAGACAAGGAAGGTTAGTTCTGTACCTGGTTGCAGTTGAAGATAATTGTTCCGAACACTCCACTCGAAATCCCAGTGCTTCTTTTCACATTTTATTGTCCAGTAAGACCATCCAAAAGAGGCAGAATCATATACATCTAACTGAACTCTTCCGAAATCCTGGTAATCCGCCAAGGAACCGTTAGTCACATTCCATTCGTTCACCCACTCACCTGCATTCCATTAAAATACATTTCAGATGTCACAATTCCGAAATGTGGAATTTGAAAACCAAAGATGTTGcataaggaaagaaaggattaCCAACAAACACCAATGGTCCGTTGGCGCTGTTCAAAGCCTGGATTTGGGATTGTCTACTCTTGTATATAAATTGAACATTATCCACAGAGGTCAGTTTGTCAAAGTATCTGTCAAAGAGATTGTAGTAGTGCAAATCAACTACTGTGTTTAACGAGCCTATGTTAGCTCGATAAAGTTCAAATGGATCAGCATTGCCAATTCTCTGGCAAAATATCACGTAAGCTGTTGGTGAATATTTTCGAACAATTTGGTATCCCTTCTTATAAAAAGGCACCAGAATATCCAGTGGGACATCTGCAGCAGATGGCTCATTTAGAAGCTCGATTCCCAGCAAGGCAGGATGCATGGCAAACCTGCAAATGCCCATGAGTTTATACTCATtcatatacgtgatatacttaAAGATCAGAAAAAAGCAGAGATGTGAACCTTCCAACACAaataaatttgaagaaaataatgaaagagAAAGTTCAGCTAAAGCTGAATCTAGAGCCGTCGGTATGGGTTTGGCCCACTGGGCTGACCCAACCCAGCCCGTGATTTTATAGGGCTGCGCTATGGTTTTTGGAGCCTATTTAAAAATGAGGCTTTTTAGCCCAGCCCAAGTAAACCCGCTGGCCCCTGAGGCTTGAGCGAGGCTAGGCTGGGCCAATCTGTGGGCCAAATAAAAAACTATAAGTAAAGTACTAAAAATAACAAAACGAGGAGTCAAGCTCAAAGTCTACATAAGTAAAACACAGTTGATAGATTAGTAGTGAATTTGTTAAAAATCTACCTGGAAGCTAAAAACTCTATAACATCCAATGTTTGTGAGACGTATTCGGGAGATGTCTGCCAGTTTACTGTGCCATCCCTACTAGCACTATGTTCCATCCCATTTTGGGAACCGGGGGCCGCGTGAAGGTCGATTATGCACTTTATGTTATAAGCTCTGCGAATAAAGAGAAACTAAATGGCTGAAAGAAGGGAAGATGAAAATGTCTAGGAACAGAAAGCAATAGTAGAAATCAAGACCTACTGCGCCCACGAGAATGCATTATCAAGAGCTTCTAAACTTCCACCAATAAAAGGAGCCGGAGGATTTGAGTCAGAAGCTATCCACCAGCCAACAGGAATCCTAACTGTATTTATTCCGTGTCTGTACAAGAAATCGAAGTCATCTACACTGATAAAACTATTCCTATGCTTCTGCAGCATACAAAAAAGACGAGAAATACAATAGGTTAAAGATCCACTTATCATATTATCAGCAAACAAGTGAAGCCATAGAAATGCTTTTGTGTCTCACTTACATCCAATAAATAAgcgaattaaagaaataaaatttattaatttaagCAGGTTGAGTGGACTGAAGCATAACAGATGATTTAAATTTCACCCTAAGTGTGCTAAGTTGGGGATAACACATTTGAGCTTTGCGGATGACTTATGTTATTTGCTAGAGGAGACACTGATTCAATTGCAGCTCTTAATGAATGCTTTGTTAGCTTCCTTAAAGCTAATCTGGAAAAAAGCTGTGCTTATTTTGGAGGGGTGCAACACGAAGACAAAGAAAGTCCTAGTTGCATGGGAAAGAGTATGTTCTTCAAAATCTGCTGGTCCTTTAAACATCATCAACTTACAGATGTGGAATCTCACACATAAACAAGACAAGATGCGGACCAATGGATGCACATGAACTACATCAAAGATCACCAAGTACAGACTATGCCTATAACAAAGCATGCCTGTTGAATGACAAGGAAGATGATGGAAGCTAGGTAGATTTGGCAACAGACTCAAAATGCTGTCTTAAACCAGAAGAGCATGATCAAACAATTGTACTTGAGAATGATTGGAAATAGAAGCGAAATGCCATGGAAATGTCTCATGTTTGGTAATGCAGCTAGACCTaaactgcaaaaaaaaaaaaaaaaaga contains:
- the LOC132058998 gene encoding probable glucan 1,3-beta-glucosidase A isoform X4, which gives rise to MELIFSKLVFAFLLCFVLIFSVGHSVEGLHGNSRVRAVNLGGWLVVEGWIKPSLFDDIPNGDMLDGTQVQFKSMTLQKYISAQNGGGLNVSVDRDNPLEWETFKLWRVSESVFQFRTAEGQFLTCSGDGASVTATAESHSDSETFYLERNSNNRVHIKLKSGTYLQKHRNSFISVDDFDFLYRHGINTVRIPVGWWIASDSNPPAPFIGGSLEALDNAFSWAQAYNIKCIIDLHAAPGSQNGMEHSASRDGTVNWQTSPEYVSQTLDVIEFLASRFAMHPALLGIELLNEPSAADVPLDILVPFYKKGYQIVRKYSPTAYVIFCQRIGNADPFELYRANIGSLNTVVDLHYYNLFDRYFDKLTSVDNVQFIYKSRQSQIQALNSANGPLVFVGEWVNEWNVTNGSLADYQDFGRVQLDVYDSASFGWSYWTIKCEKKHWDFEWSVRNNYLQLQPGMYVGNSSRKRISRVMLLLGLVCIWTFLR
- the LOC132058998 gene encoding probable glucan 1,3-beta-glucosidase A isoform X5 encodes the protein MLDGTQVQFKSMTLQKYISAQNGGGLNVSVDRDNPLEWETFKLWRVSESVFQFRTAEGQFLTCSGDGASVTATAESHSDSETFYLERNSNNRVHIKLKSGTYLQASNDNVLTADFRGTPGWDDNPATFEMMIVGKLQGDYQLANGYGHDKAKEVLKKHRNSFISVDDFDFLYRHGINTVRIPVGWWIASDSNPPAPFIGGSLEALDNAFSWAQAYNIKCIIDLHAAPGSQNGMEHSASRDGTVNWQTSPEYVSQTLDVIEFLASRFAMHPALLGIELLNEPSAADVPLDILVPFYKKGYQIVRKYSPTAYVIFCQRIGNADPFELYRANIGSLNTVVDLHYYNLFDRYFDKLTSVDNVQFIYKSRQSQIQALNSANGPLVFVGEWVNEWNVTNGSLADYQDFGRVQLDVYDSASFGWSYWTIKCEKKHWDFEWSVRNNYLQLQPGMYVGNSSRKRISRVMLLLGLVCIWTFLR
- the LOC132058998 gene encoding probable glucan 1,3-beta-glucosidase A isoform X2, with protein sequence MELIFSKLVFAFLLCFVLIFSVGHSVEGLHGNSRVRAVNLGGWLVVEGWIKPSLFDDIPNGDMLDGTQVQFKSMTLQKYISAQNGGGLNVSVDRDNPLEWETFKLWRVSESVFQFRTAEGQFLTCSGDGASVTATAESHSDSETFYLERNSNNRVHIKLKSGTYLQASNDNVLTADFRGTPGWDDNPATFEMMIVGKLQGDYQLANGYGHDKAKEVLKKHRNSFISVDDFDFLYRHGINTVRIPVGWWIASDSNPPAPFIGGSLEALDNAFSWAQAYNIKCIIDLHAAPGSQNGMEHSASRDGTVNWQTSPEYVSQTLDVIEFLASRFAMHPALLGIELLNEPSAADVPLDILVPFYKKGYQIVRKYSPTAYVIFCQRIGNADPFELYRANIGSLNTVVDLHYYNLFDRYFDKLTSVDNVQFIYKSRQSQIQALNSANGPLVFVGEWVNEWNVTNGSLADYQDFGRVQLDVYDSASFGWSYWTIKCEKKHWDFEWSVRNNYLQLQPGNSSRKRISRVMLLLGLVCIWTFLR
- the LOC132058998 gene encoding probable glucan 1,3-beta-glucosidase A isoform X1, whose protein sequence is MELIFSKLVFAFLLCFVLIFSVGHSVEGLHGNSRVRAVNLGGWLVVEGWIKPSLFDDIPNGDMLDGTQVQFKSMTLQKYISAQNGGGLNVSVDRDNPLEWETFKLWRVSESVFQFRTAEGQFLTCSGDGASVTATAESHSDSETFYLERNSNNRVHIKLKSGTYLQASNDNVLTADFRGTPGWDDNPATFEMMIVGKLQGDYQLANGYGHDKAKEVLKKHRNSFISVDDFDFLYRHGINTVRIPVGWWIASDSNPPAPFIGGSLEALDNAFSWAQAYNIKCIIDLHAAPGSQNGMEHSASRDGTVNWQTSPEYVSQTLDVIEFLASRFAMHPALLGIELLNEPSAADVPLDILVPFYKKGYQIVRKYSPTAYVIFCQRIGNADPFELYRANIGSLNTVVDLHYYNLFDRYFDKLTSVDNVQFIYKSRQSQIQALNSANGPLVFVGEWVNEWNVTNGSLADYQDFGRVQLDVYDSASFGWSYWTIKCEKKHWDFEWSVRNNYLQLQPGMYVGNSSRKRISRVMLLLGLVCIWTFLR
- the LOC132058998 gene encoding probable glucan 1,3-beta-glucosidase A isoform X3 gives rise to the protein MELIFSKLVFAFLLCFVLIFSVGHSVEGLHGNSRVRAVNLGGWLVVEGWIKPSLFDDIPNGDMLDGTQVQFKSMTLQKYISAQNGGGLNVSVDRDNPLEWETFKLWRVSESVFQFRTAEGQFLTCSGDGASVTATAESHSDSETFYLERNSNNRVHIKLKSGTYLQASNDNVLTADFRGTPGWDDNPATFEMMIVGKLQGDYQLANGYGHDKAKEVLKKHRNSFISVDDFDFLYRHGINTVRIPVGWWIASDSNPPAPFIGGSLEALDNAFSWAQAYNIKCIIDLHAAPGSQNGMEHSASRDGTVNWQTSPEYVSQTLDVIEFLASRFAMHPALLGIELLNEPSAADVPLDILVPFYKKGYQIVRKYSPTAYVIFCQRIGNADPFELYRANIGSLNTVVDLHYYNLFDRYFDKLTSVDNVQFIYKSRQSQIQALNSANGPLVFVGEWVNEWNVTNGSLADYQDFGRVQLDVYDSASFGWSYWTIKCEKKHWDFEWSVRNNYLQLQPGF